The stretch of DNA atttttgtccCTGTGCGTCCATGTTCCtgattctgtctttttttttttttgttcctttaggAAGTGGGTGGGTCCAAGGACATCCGTAAACCAATCAGCATGTTTTCCTGCCTCTTAAAGCAGCTGCTCTTTGAAGAGGAGTCACTTCCTGTCCGACACCTCCGCGCTTTCTCCATTCAGATCCGCAGGTAgacgaggtgtgtgtgtgtgtgtgtgaggactaTGAAGTGGTTCTGGTCTTGCTATAGACCCTTTGGGTGGAGTCTCCCTTCAGAAGCAGCAGTTCCCCTCCTAGGcgtgtttgttttctccaccCTCTGTACTTTGTGCCAGGTGGGGTCGAATCATTGTGCAGCAGGATGGGGGGGGTTGTTTGGTGACTCTTGTTCAGGTCTTTCAGGGGGTTCTGTAACCAGAACCATACATGAAGTCCAGACACCTGGCCCTCACTCTTTCGGAGGGGGTTAGTCTGAGGTTGTCTAGTTCCACCCCCTCCAGGTATCTGACCTGATCAGCTGACCGTCCTGTCACATGGATAGTTTCGGCAGAGGGAAATAGGTCAGGGACTCAAACTACCAACCCTTCAGTTGAACGCCCAGTCAGATTCTTCTAAACAAGACAAACCcaatttctgtgtttctctgttctctctctctctcattctctctcaccATCTGTTGCTCACTGTTCTGCCataagctctctctctccagtgaGATCATGTCTCTCGTCCCATCTAATGATGTCACAGCACGTGGGCGGggaaggaagagggggaggatgaggatgggCGGGAACAGAGCTGATGAAGGTTTGGATGGTGAtgtcacattttctgttgtgaAATTTTGGACCTGAACACAACCAGACCTGTTCCAGACTGGTGACCATGGTGATGCTCCTGATCCACAAAGAGGCCTCATGAGACCCAGAACTGTCCTGATCCTTCACCATCTGTTATTGTTTAGAGAGCCGGTCTAATGTGGTCCCAACAGCTGGACAGTGTTAACTTTCACTACAATCTCGACACCCTGACCAAGAGTCACAGTGCGTTCGATCGTTAAACTGACCACACCTTCACTCCGTCACTTTCTCCTCTACTCTTGGCTTCCTCTCGTCTGGGTGGGGTCAGGGGACTTCTACAGGAAATTATCTCAGAGCTTCTGTCAGCTGCACAGGAAGTGCCCCCCCCCATCTAAATGTTCCTGCAGGAAGCTCCTGGAGAAAAGTGTCAGCGCTCCAACTTCCTTCCTCTCGCTTGTTATACTGAACATCAGACCAGGAGGAAAcaggtcctggtcctcctggtccCCACCAGACTGTTCCACTTCAGACCCATTAGGCCCGTTAGGGGTCAGGAGGACTGGACCCACCACAGACACCGAGGACTCTACAAAatgtcagtcagacagaaaccTTCATACGACACAATCAGACCTTCAGCATCCCAGCTGGGTGCAGCTGTGGGATCAGAGCTGGTGGTCTTCATCTGGCCCTGATCTATTAAACCGGACCAAGACCCCGGTCCACGTCAACAGATTCACTGGGACTTCTGAAACATCCTGAGCTGCACAAGTACTGTGTAATCTTCAATGTCCCTACTAAACCGGACATGGTCAATCTGCCCACTGCAGACAGGAAGGGGCTAGATCATCTGATCAATAAACATCAATGAACAACCAATAAACCATCAACAAACCAGAAAAGAcccttttgatttaaaaacagtcatTTTGTCTGGAGGGAAACAGAACTACAACTGAGCCTCTGACACAGTCAGGTAACCATGGGAACAGCTGGCCGGTTATTTTCTTAACTGAGAAAAGgaagggtgtgtttgtgtcccacCCGTCCCAAACATCCAgactgggaccaggaccagaacagaaacacacccaGTACAGACCCACCAAAAAGCAGGTAGTGAGAGTAGGACACAGGTTGTCTCTCACCTGTAAAGCTTCAGCGAGACTCCGCCTCTGTCCGTCCACAATGGCGAAGGGGCGGATCTTCTCCAGCAGGCGGCGCCGTCCGTCcacacctgaggacacacagggGACAACCTGGAGGACTTGGAGCTACAAGGTGACTCACCTGGTGTGATGTCACGCTACAGGAAGACTCTTCAGGCTCCCTGATTGGGGGTTTCAATCACTTAAACACAcgtagccacgccccctaacAAACACTCCCTTATGGTGCAGCCGTAACTACAGCACTTCCTGTCATCAAAGTAAAAGTACTTCCTGTAGGTAGTTTCAGAGTAAAAGAGCTCTCTGTGACATCTCTGACACTCAGATTAAATAAAGGTTTCCAATCTGGGGGTCCGGCCCCTCCGGAGGTCACCGGTGAACCCGTGGGGTCGGAGCGGGACTGAACCGGATTCACTTTGACACAATCGTGTTAAGTTTAGAAAGAAGACTTCGGAGGACTCAGTGATTATCGATTATTGATCATCTACAAATATGTACCATACAACTGATCCAGGGTCACTGAGTGTTCTCAGAACGGGCTCCGGTACCTGTCCCGGTCCCGTCCGCCTCTTCGTCCTGCGGTGCGTTCAGGGACCTGGCGGCGGTGAAGGCAGCACGGCCACAgaccagcagcaggaggaacgTCGCTCCTGCTGCGGTCATCGTCTCTGCGGGGCCCGGGCTGCTCCCGTTACCTCCCGGTGGGGACCTTCGGGAGGCTCCGGAACTCCATGGTCTGCCCGGGACAGTGACCGATCCACGGTCTTTGGTCAACTAGTCCCCCGGTCTTCGAACCCCGGTCTCCGGTCTCCGGTCTCCGGTCCCCTGGTCCGGCCAAAACTGTTTGAGTTCCGTAAAGTCCTGATAGAATCGAGCTGAGTCGGTCCGATCAGCTGATTACCGGCGGACACACCGGCTCTCCGTCTTTATACCGGGATAACGGAGGGGCCGTCGAGCTACATTAAGCTAACCTGAGCTACCGAAAAGACCGGAAACACTGGGATacagccttcaaaataaatgccTTCATGTTGTTAATTTTCATTCAAGTCGACTAATGAAGAAAATCCCATTTATGTCACATCAGACTTCATTAATGACGGCAACGTTCACGCACACAACCAAAAACTTTTGTtggaacaaatataaaaacactttgGCCATCAGCCACAAGagtcacagaaaacagagaaaagttgAATCCATCCTGTTATCCAACAGTACTCCTGTTCCACTTTCCCCTCAGAGTTATTGAGAAAGCAGATTTTCATGTGAAATGTGagtagaatagaatagagtatAATAGAGTAGGACATTAAACTGATATGGTGAGATCGAGACCGATAGAGTCAAATTACGGAATATAATAAACTTTGGATAACAAGATATTCAACCTGTCTATTTTGATAAGATGTCACTAAAATGTGGCTTGTCTATTATTTTGAAACCACACAGAAGCACCATTTGCACAACTGTGGCTCTTGACAGGGTGTCAGAGGTGGTGACACACACCCAGAGGGTGTTTCCCCTTCCTGTCAGACAGAGtccagtttattaggaacagcATGTCAGTCCGGTTTGTCCACCAGTCCTGAGTCTGGTTCACCTGTGTGATCTCTGTAGagtcctgttgtgttgttgtatgtgtgttattgttgtgcTCCTCTGATGTAAACTGATCCTGTTTAAGGATCAGATTAAATCCGAATGAAGCGAAAGCTGCACGTGCTGCTGGATCAGCTGGTTACATAATTTATGTCTTATCTgatctcacatacacacagtgactTAACTGTGATTAAAGCTGTGGACCCTGGGCAACATGGGGGACAATTCtcaaccaggaccaggtccagatgAGGATTTAAAGACTACAGCTATACCTGTGGGTTAATTTCAGACAACTGTATTTATCCTCAACAGGTCATTCATTATCAGATCTCCCACCTGCATACAAACAATCAGGAGAGAAAAAATTAAGAGACATCAGAAAACATAGGGAAACTGTCATTTGAGAATCAGCtgttcattcaaaatgttttattgacaGCCAGGATGAAGGTTTGTCTGGTCCTTGTCCTCATCCCTCTGTCTAACCCTGGTCGTAGAATGTCTCCTCTGGGTCAGACTCTTCCTGTCTCTGAGAACCATGAAGGCAATGCCCACACCTGCTCAGAGACTGAAGTACCTACACAGATACAGAgatttcatctttatttaaacatcagaTAAAAACTTAAATACTTCAATAGCCTGAACAAAAAGTCAGAGCCGAGAAGAAAAATAGGAAGACATTCATCAGTACATTGAAACCAATTATTGGAAGGCCAACATTTGTCTCTGTAAATCTATTAAACTGGGAAATTAACATTGTGAACcaataaataacatgaaaacGCAAACAGGCCAAGCAGCATCAACAGAACATCAATAGTGATGCAGATCTGATAAAATAGTAAACTgagatttcatttttcacaattcaAACATCTGATTATTAAGTATAAATATTAAGTGTCTCATATTTACCTGGGCCACATAAGACTGATCTTCCTGTCAATACACAAAGGACACAAAAGTCAGGAGAACATagaccaacaacaaaaacaagtcacGTCTCATTGGACGTTCCTATTGGCTCcgatgggtgatgtcacagcaatcagaggcctagctgtcaaAGTCTCCGggtcagtcctgtatgtttctgagtttatggtgttgacagaataaagacaatcagattaatttagagctgatttttcatcgtTACTGCTCCGAAGAATAAGCAGACTTCCTGagcagataaagatagaaactcCAGATCAGTTCTAGAATgacccaaacacacgagaggaactttctgtgttgaaGAGGGACTCAccgtcctcttcctccctcgCTGCTTCTCCTCCATGGTAGAGATCCGTCTCTGGATCTTCAGGTTGTAGAGGAACAGGAttctcttcctttccctctGTGACACAAACATCATGAACTACATGTTTGTTGCTCTTGAACAGAACCCAGCCTAGGTGGGTTCTTGGACTTTGGATCAGATCTATGGGTTATGGTCTTGTTAGAGAGCAGGGGGCTCACATGTGGACTTCACAGGACATCAAAAGTCAGATatatgacatcagcaggtagCTCCTGGTAAAATATGAACGAGCTCtctaatttatatataaaaagtgttgatgtctctctcactctatctctgtctctgtgactcAGTGTCTCTCAACCACAGCTTGGCTGTTCTAAGACTCTTACATTAATCTGTTCTTAGATCAGATTTACTGAGTTTAAACTGTGAGAGAGAACATGTCTGTTTGTATTGATGGGATTGAGCTGCTTTAttagaaaagaagaggaaatgacATCATATTGTAGCatgcattcaaaataaacaaatttaacaaacaCTGGTCAACATCTGAGAGCAGATCAGACAGACATTGATAGGACAGATGTTGATCAGGTCCTGATCACAATCCAGTCAGATACAGAATCATGAAGACCAGCTTTAGTCTCCTGAGCTTCTTTATTGTGAACAATAGTAAATGATGTCctcacatgtttttattttggatgaaCTGTCCCTTAAAGtcctcatatatatatatatatatatatatatatatatatatatatatatatatatatatatatatatatatatatatatatatatgtgtgtgtgtgtgtgtgtgtgtgtgtgtgtgtgtgtgtgtgtgtgtgtgtgtgtgtgtacctcagGGTGGTAGAAGGCGGCGATGACCCGGCGGAGGCGGTTGGTGTAAACCTGAAGGCAGCCGAAGAGCACCACCACCaggacacagcacacacagctcacaTAGACAGCTGCTGGGAGCGAGGAGGGGGGGGACACACAGGCTGGgggcagttaaaaaaaaaaacaaaaaaacaggttGAGTCATTATATTAGATCAATTAGTataaaaaaattctaattaatgaaataaaaaggaaaataaatatgactATATCAATGAAACAATTAATAATCAAATCTTGGAATTAGCAATAAAATTCAAGTTATTcatgtcaaaataatttttattaatgtCTGTGAACTTCGACCTCTGACCTACCCTGGTTGTCAGTGTGGATGTGGAGGTCAGATGAGCTGTTGAAGGCTGAGATAGTCTTCCTCAGGAGGCGGGCCATCATGGATGCCCCGCCCACTCTGATGTCCACCTTATGGCTGCCTGCACAGAGGACTTCATTACACACAAACCCTCTGGGTTGACATCAGTCAGggtcatttattttcacacacactgattgaTATCATTATTGATGGATTGGTGACATAAGTTGTACACTTGTCATACATGAACAACATTGAATGATTTATGGcgagtgtttttgtgtgtgtgtttactggtCAGGTTGAACTGGGTGAAGCTGTGTCTGCTCACGATGTCCAAAATGTGGAACACAGAGAAGTCGACCGTCAGGAGAAtgacacacaacagagacaaTGACAACACCTGAAACACACTTGacatcttacacacacacacacacacacacacacacacactttattttattttcattgtgtgatATTTGGACTGAGGACCTAAGTGAAAATACCTGCATCTCAAGAAGTCtaagttcaaaataaaatgaaaacttatGAATTAAAACAATTATCATATAAAATCCTGAATTCATGACAAGCAATCAATACCAGTTATTGATCAGTTTTAATCACTCGAACTCAGAGGGGCTTGATCAgaagaaacagacacatcaacaGGGACACTTGGACTCACCACTTGTTTGAACTCGACTGGATGAATCTTCAGGCTCCATGGGTCGATTAGCTTCTTCCTCTCTGAGCGTCTCAGTGGCATCAGAGTGCACTGTCCCTGAACACACCACAGGAGAATACATCGGGAGATCAAACTGGGACTTAGTTCAACTTGGTGTGAAGCACTGAagacaaagatgatgatgataccaCTCTTCTCCTGTGAGCGTCGATCTGTCTGAAATAGGTGGTGATGTAGATGTTGTCGAACCAAATGTCCCTCCTGTAATGTCTCAGGTAACCAAATGccctgaggatgaggaggaggaggatcgtGTGTTATGTATGTGACATGCGTCACTTGACCCCACGCCCCTCCTGTGTCCCCCCTCACTGGCTGAAGATGGACAGGAAGCTGagggacagcagcagctccaagACGTCCAGCAGCTGGTCCATGTTCCTCCTCAGACTCTGCAGAGATCGTCTGACAGACTCACTGATCTCCTGTTCTGTCAGAGCTCCGCCCACCACCGCCTGTTGCTGCTCCTGTAGGATGTCAGAGGTCACAGATCAGTTACTACAGGACAACTCGCTGCCAGCCAAAGGTCACAGAGGCGTCGTGGAGCTCAGACCTGCAGGACGAACTTGGTGCTGAATTCTCTGGACAACAAGCCGATGGACAGATTCAACCTATCAAACAGCTGACCAAAGTTTCCCTCCACTGGAATCTGCTCCCTGCACCAAGGAGTCATCactgtgaggtgtgtgtgtgtgtgtgtgtgtgggggggggggggttattctTGCAATTAAGCTTCCTGACATTAAAGTAAAAGTTGAGTCCATCAcaggtgacctctgacctctcatGACGTGACACAGGAAATGGAACTTCATGGAGACACACAGGATGTGGTTGATGATGGGGACAGGTATTACCTTCATACACTCCGCCCACCTTTGTCTGAACCAATCAGAGCAGCGCTGCACACCCTCATCCACCACACCTGgaggacatacagagaccagCTGGTGAAGAACCAGGTCCTGGAGTCCAGGAGAAACAGGAGCTAAAGGAGGCAGCAGTGAAGAGCTGGGATCGTCAGGACTGAACCACAAACCTGAGTGCTGCTCCTCCAAAGCCCCATACTGAATGTAATGTCTGACTCACTGTCGCACTGCATCATGGTCTTTGTAGTGAACTGCTGCTGCGTGCTGTTGCCCGACTCTTTGTGCTGAGGTCTGAACCGTTCGTATCCATACTGCAGGACTACTTCATCTCTGATGCTCTGAAACTTCCTGCTGACATCCAGAGCCTCCGCCTCCAGCTCTACTTCCCCATCctcaacaggaaacaggaaacggCCCCACCCCCTGGTGATCAGACACTGACCATTCAGCCCTGGTCATATTTCGCTGTTAGCAGttagctgtctgtgtgtttcaccATGAGCTCCTGAGTGATGCGTAGAAACGGTGTGATGGCATCTCGCCATAGCAGCTTGCTGTGATGAACCTGCAGGTCCAAGTTACAGCTGAGGGACAATGCCGCTGTCTCCACGTTCCTCTGAATGTTAGAGACCGGTCCTATGAGGAAATCATGATACAGAGAAGGCGCATCACAACATCACTATGATTCACCACAACTCAACATAGACACACATGGTCTACAGCAGGGACATCCTCCTCTGTCCCCCAAAACACCCTCATCAAGTTCTGCAGAGTTCTGATAACATCACACTCCTCTGGATCAGGTgtgtggaggacagaggactTGAGGACTTGTCTCCAGGACCAGCAGGGTCCAGCTGTTTTACAGACAGCACCCAACTCATGTGCAGTCGGTTCAACAATAATCAGACAGTTGCCTGCTGTCCTCTATCTTTACCAGCAGGTGTCCCCAGTAAGACAGGTTCTTCTGAGGATTGTCCAGCTAGATTTATACACAGTATTATGAGAGATATTTATCAGCTGACAAGCAGGAAGTTTGGTGCTTAAGGAGATAAAAGCAGGAAGTGGCATCATCAGGTGAACCCATCAGATCCCAGACCGGTGCAGTATTCTAAGGACCGATCTGGTTCCAGTCTACCTTTGACATATTGACCGCCCCAGCTAATTTCGAGGGAATTTCATTGTTTATGTGCGTTTACCTCTGTAGAGCACAGAGAGGATAAACAACATCATGTATGCTCTGCCGCGGGAGCCGACCATGCTGGGAAACATCAGAAGAACTGAACACCTGAGGGATGAGGACAATGCCCCAcccatgacacacacacctggaatacacacacacacacacaaatgtcagtcagaTGCCATAAATATGTGTTGATTGAATGTTTCCTTCTActcaccaacaaacacacatcctgctGCCAGcttcaggtcaaaggtcagagggaGACTGTTAGCGACACCCAAGAAAAGGACTGAAGGACGGACAGAGGACGAGGCAATGAGAAATGTCCATTTTACATgaaagaacaggacagaacacatcacatttaaataattacttatgaaataaagaaaatgaaacaataaacaaaaaaatgagtaaaactaactctaataaataaaaatgataaatataaagtgtgaaacaacaaatgtttaaaaggtAGCCTTAAAAATAGAactaaaaacatattaaaaagtattaaaataGACATGCATAACTGAGTAACCATACTTCTATATTTCTTtgtaataataaatcaaataaataaatatgtaaattcaaatttaattaagggttaaaaattacacaaaataaaaaggaaatcctttcacattaaaataaaagaaaaagttaattaATCATACACAGACAGGATGTTACCTGAGCCCATCAACAATCCATTCAGCGCTCTGACCAGGTGAGACACCAAGGAGTCTGATTGGCTGAAGAGGAGCCGGTGCAGGTAGCGGGGCAGGTAGGTCTGACTGAAGGTCTCCAGAGCTGAAAGTGACAAACGTCCGGTTAACCTGAAGCCCCCCAGGTGAGTCTACACACAACGGCGATAGTTTGTCAATTAGCCGTTAGCTCCGACAGGTGAACCTACTGCTGTGAGGGGCCTTCATCACGTGACTTCCTGGCGTCGGGTGACGTGGCAGCTTCTGGAAGTTTAATGTCGTTGTGACTTTTTTGTCTCCAGGTGACAGGAAACACTTCACCTGGACAGGAAGCTGAGGACTGCGGACAGGAGCAGGGACCTGATGAAGGCTGACGTCACAGTCCTGGTGGAAGGAGGCGAGGCCAGACACAGCATCAGAGGCGTCCTGAGCAGGTATCTGTCCACAGGTGACACACGGAGCTAACTGATGCTAACTGATGCTAGCCAGCTCTTGAGGCTTAAACGTTAACTCGGTGACGTAATGAGCCGTTGCCCGGGAATATGCTGTATTAACGTTCAGTCGCAACGCGCCACTGTGGTTGCTAAGCAACCGTGACACCAGGGAATTTCTTTTTCGACCGCAGTGTCGACGCCAGACTCTCCGGTGCCGCCATGTTGTTCTCATCAACGGTGATATGTCAGCCCGTTAGACATGGACGTTTTTAATTAACTCTACATATCCAGAGGTTCGACTTGTAGGACCTGGACACACCTGAGGAAAGTTTGCCTGCGCACTGATTtatgtcagccaatcagaggtggTGGGAGGGGCTTCGTGTTATACCATTTTAACAGATTAACAAATGTTACTGCGATTGCACCTAAACTAAAATTTTTAGATATTAGTTGACTAAATCTTCCACAAATTCTGTCAGATTGAAATCATTTTGGTATTTCGTTGActaaaactagaaaaaaatttatttcagttgaataaaatatgactaaaacaaaagagcatttttgtcaaaataatcaATATCTCCTGTCCAAAATTAACATGGTATCACAGACAAAGTCACTATGTGAgacgcacaacacaacaaacagacGTCTTCATCAGGACCAGACTCACCTTCGAGGCAGCCAGGAGGAGCTGATGCTCTTGAGTTTCCAGGAGAGCTGGAGGTCTGTCcaggatggaggaaaaacagattgAATGTATAGatattcttttgttattttgaaaacaaatcttttGATCTTAGCATTTTTCACTAAAACACTGAATTTTTCTATGAAACttgagtgtttttaaaaaggtagaaagaaaaaaagacaggtgagctagcaagttagcctCTGTATCCGTCCAAAAATTTGCCTTTGCTGCAGACTTTGTCAGTTGTCGACGCAATTAGCAGTTAGCCGGCTTCTTTTGCCTGACCGcctatgtttacattttaaatgagtcATAGTTTAGCGCGAAACTTTAGCACATGCGCAGAtaccttctccagctccagtccgacTGTCCAATAAACATGCAGCCACAGATTGACTTTCAGTCGtattatctgggtgtgttagtccaaCTATTATAAACTGGACTTCAGTCGAGCTAACGTGTTTACATGTACTgaaaaagtccagttttggttgAACTAAAGcaataattcagtttttttaggtgtca from Echeneis naucrates chromosome 6, fEcheNa1.1, whole genome shotgun sequence encodes:
- the LOC115044714 gene encoding E3 ubiquitin-protein ligase DCST1-like codes for the protein MKAPHSTLETFSQTYLPRYLHRLLFSQSDSLVSHLVRALNGLLMGSVLFLGVANSLPLTFDLKLAAGCVFVGVCVMGGALSSSLRCSVLLMFPSMVGSRGRAYMMLFILSVLYRGPVSNIQRNVETAALSLSCNLDLQVHHSKLLWRDAITPFLRITQELMDGEVELEAEALDVSRKFQSIRDEVVLQYGYERFRPQHKESGNSTQQQFTTKTMMQCDSVVDEGVQRCSDWFRQRWAECMKVIPVPIINHILCVSMKFHFLCHVMRVMTPWCREQIPVEGNFGQLFDRLNLSIGLLSREFSTKFVLQEQQQAVVGGALTEQEISESVRRSLQSLRRNMDQLLDVLELLLSLSFLSIFSQAFGYLRHYRRDIWFDNIYITTYFRQIDAHRRRVGQCTLMPLRRSERKKLIDPWSLKIHPVEFKQVMSSVFQVLSLSLLCVILLTVDFSVFHILDIVSRHSFTQFNLTSSHKVDIRVGGASMMARLLRKTISAFNSSSDLHIHTDNQACVSPPSSLPAAVYVSCVCCVLVVVLFGCLQVYTNRLRRVIAAFYHPERERKRILFLYNLKIQRRISTMEEKQRGRKRTEDQSYVAQVLQSLSRCGHCLHGSQRQEESDPEETFYDQG